In one Rutidosis leptorrhynchoides isolate AG116_Rl617_1_P2 chromosome 8, CSIRO_AGI_Rlap_v1, whole genome shotgun sequence genomic region, the following are encoded:
- the LOC139862160 gene encoding isovaleryl-CoA dehydrogenase, mitochondrial-like, giving the protein MIMQKLMRSRSLATVLATKNPVRSAPFTTSMLFDDTQIQFKESVAQFAQEHIAPHAESIDRNDNFPKDVNLWKLMGDFNLHGLTAPVEYGGLDVGYLYHCMAMEEISRASASVGLSYGVHSNVCLNQLVRHGNATQKEKYLPKLITGEHVGALSISEPNAGSDTVGMKCKADRVEGGYVINGNKMWCTNGGIADTLVVYAKTDVSAGSKGITAFIVEKGSPGFIAAQKLNKLGMRGSGTYELVFENCFVPTENILGEIGKGVYILMSGLDLERVVFASAPIGIMQACLDVALPYVRQREQFGRPIGDFQLMQGKIADMYASLQSSRAFLYSVARDCDNGKIIPKDCAAVILVAAERATQVALQALQCLGGNGYVNEYPTGRLLRDAKLYEIGAGTSEIRRMIIGRELMKEK; this is encoded by the exons ATGATAATGCAGAAATTGATGAGATCAAGATCTTTAGCTACGGTACTAGCAACGAAAAACCCCGTTCGCAGTGCGCCTTTTACAACTTCTATGCTATTCGACGATACACAAATACAG TTTAAAGAAAGTGTTGCACAATTTGCTCAAGAACATATTGCTCCTCATGCAGAAAGTATAGACAGAAATGATAATTTCCCAAAG GATGTTAACTTATGGAAACTAATGGGGGACTTTAATCTTCATGGACTTACTGCTCCAG TCGAATATGGAGGACTAGACGTGGGATACTTATATCATTGTATGGCTATGGAGGAGATTAGTCGTGCATCAGCATCCGTTGGCTTATCATATGGCGTCCATTCTAACGTCTGCCTTAATCAACTG GTGAGGCATGGAAATGCAACCCAGAAGGAAAAGTATTTGCCAAAG CTAATCACTGGGGAGCATGTGGGAGCTCTTTCAATCAGTGAGCCAAATG CTGGTTCGGATACTGTTGGTATGAAATGCAAAGCGGATCGTGTTGAGGGTGGTTATGTTATTAATGGGAACAAAATGTGGTGCACCAATGGTGGTATTGCTGATACATTG GTGGTATATGCTAAAACAGATGTTAGTGCTGGTTCGAAAGGGATAACCGCGTTTATTGTTGAGAAAGGATCACCTGG ATTCATTGCTGCCCAGAAATTGAATAAACTTGGAATGCGTGGAAGTGGCACGTATGAGCTTGTTTTTGAGAATTGTTTCGTTCCTACTGAAAATATTCTCGGTGAAATAGGAAAAG GAGTTTATATACTGATGTCGGGTTTAGATTTAGAAAGAGTTGTATTTGCATCGGCACCTATTGGGATCATGCAGGCTTGTCTTGATGTTGCACTTCCTTATGTCCGCCAAAGGGAACAATTTGGTCGCCCCATTGGCGATTTTCAACTTATGCAG GGGAAAATTGCAGATATGTATGCTTCTTTGCAGTCTTCAAG AGCATTTTTATATTCTGTTGCAAGAGATTGTGACAATGGGAAAATCATACCAAAG GATTGTGCTGCTGTTATACTTGTTGCTGCTGAAAGAGCTACCCAAGTTGCTCTACAG GCACTTCAATGCTTGGGTGGCAATGGGTATGTGAACGAGTACCCGACTGGCCGATTGCTTCGTGATGCTAAGTTATACGAGATTGGCGCTGGAACAAGTGAGATTAGAAGAATGATTATTGGACGTGAACTGATGAAGGAAAAATGA